From the Cyanobium sp. M30B3 genome, the window TGATCAATCCTTCCGGGCCTTCGCTGCAGTCGCCGGCCATGGCGGCCATGCGGCGCTTGCTGATGGCGTCGACGCCATTGCTCACCAGCTCCCGCAGGAACACCTCATGGCCGCTGTAGACGGCCTTTTTGATGATCGGGAAGATGTTCTCGGTGTGGATCTGGATCTGGCCCTGTTCCGCCTGAAGCACCACCGGTTCAATCGCGAGGATCGCCCAAGGCTCTCGCGAGCGGGGCCCTCCCGCCAAGGGGGAGCCGTGGGCAGGAAACCGACCCCAGCAACCGCTGAAGACGGTCTGCCTACGATCCCAGCGATCCCTCTCTGCCGCCGCCCCCGCCATGGCCTCCCAGTGGCAGAACTTTCTGCGCAATCAAGGCGAGTGGCAGGGGTCCTTCACCAGCCTCAGCCCAGCTGGCGAGCTGCTCAGCCAAACCCCCTCGCTGCTCAGCCTGGAGAGCGCCGAGGAGGGGCGCCTGGTGCGCTTTCGCCTGCGCCGCTACGGCCCGGAAGGCCGGGACGGCCCCCCCAGCAGTGACCATCAGCAGGAGTACCGCAGCCTGGGCCGGCAGGTGGTGTTCTTCGACTCGGGCGCCTTCAGCAAGGGCTCGATGCAGGTGGCTCCCGGCAGTGCCTTCGGCGTGGAGACCGGCTTCGTGTCCGGCGACCGCCGCCATCGCCTGGTGCAGCTCTACGACGCCACGGGGCACGCCGACCAGCTGGTGCTGATCCGCGAGTTCCGCCTTGGCAGCGATGCCGTTGAACAGCCACCCCTGCACGCTGATCTGCTGCTGGGCCCCTGGCGGGGGGAGGCTGCCACGGTGACGGCCGACTGGCCTGAAGCCGATCGGCAGACCTGCGCCCTCACCTTGACCCCCGCTGATCTGACCGGACTGGTGCTCCTGGCTGATGGCGGCTACAGCCGCCGGCCAGCCCAGGTGAGCCATCGCCAGGCGTTCAGCGTGGAGGCCGGCTGGCTGCTGGGGGCCGACCGGCTGGAACGGTTGATCCGTCGTTATGACAGCACGGGTGCCTGGCTGTCGTCGCGCCACGAGTGCCTGCAGCGATGTTGAGGCAACTCCCCTGCTGCTCCCCCATGGAGACGACTGGGGACGGACGGAACTGCAGGTGGTTCTACGCGGCGACCGGCTGCTGGGGTGATGGCCAACCGGGCGGCCCTGCTCACGCCCCGCTGGTCCTGAGGGCCTTCTCCACAGGTTTCCCACAGCGCTCTGGCCAGCCGCGCTGGCCTTGTCAGGCAGCGGCCGGGAGACTCAGCTGTTGCCCCAACCGGAGTGACGGGATGGTGTTCAGTGTGGACGTCATCCCGCTGCCTATTGGGTTTCCGTCCTGGCCCAACTCCATCAGCAGTTCTGCGCAAGTCGTCTTCCGGGAGCACGAGCCTGCGGTGGGCGCACCGAATCGGTCGACGACTGCCTGACAGGGCTCCGGGGGCGCTGTGGAAAAGCTCGGGCCGGTGCTCAGCTCCCCTTCTGCAGTTCGGGGCGCTCCTCGGGCAGGATCGCGCCCTCCACCGGGCAGACCTGCAGGCAGATGCCGCAGTCGATGCACGTGTTGAAGTCGATCCAGTAATAGCCGGTGCCCTTGCTGTTGGCTCCCTCACCGGGGTGGATGCAGGCCACCGGGCAGGCATCGACGCAATCCGCGACCCCTTCGCAGACGTTGGAGACGATCGTGTGAGCCACGGAGCCTGGGTAGTTGGCCGAACTTTAGGAACCCACCCAGACGGCACGGGAGCAGCCCCGGGCGCTGGCGATGGCGTCCGCCTGCTCCTGGCTCGCTAGGGGATCGGGATGCAGCTCCGCGATCAGCCCCTGGCCGTGGAGCTGCCGCTGGGTTTCGAGGGCCGCAACCACACCGCTGCTGGCGGCATAGCTCACCAGCACGGGCGCAGCCTGGCTGCCCAGCCCCCAGCCGTGGCCCAGCAATTCCCGCAGGGCATCCACGTCGAAGCCGAAGCCCACGCCTGCAGCGCAGCTGTCCGCGGGGCTGAATCGCCCCACCAGGGCGTCGTAGCGGCCGCCGCTGGCGATCGCCAGCGGCGCCTGCCCGCCGTGACACACCAACTTCAGCACCAGGCCGTCGTAAAGGGCGAAGTGGGGCTGAAAGGTGGGGTCGAGCCGCAGGCTCACGCCAACGTCCTCCGCCGTCGCAGCCACGGCGGAGAGGATCTGCTGCAGATCACCCAGCAGGGGAATGGGCCCGAGCCACTGCTCCAGGGCATAGAGCACCTCACTGGCGCCGCCGCGCAGCCGCATCACCGCCCGCAGGCGCTGGTGCTGGGTCTCAGCCAGGGGGATGGCCTCCAGAGCCAGGGGATCAAAGCCCGTGAGTGCGCGGCGGGTGCTGGACTTGTGGGCGTCCGGCACATCCGCCAGCAGGGCCGCGAGCAGGCCGTGATGACCGATGAGCAGCTGGGGGTTGTGGGGCTTGAGCTGCAGTTGCGCCGCTGCGGCCAGCAGCAGGCTGATCAGTTCCACATCGGCGGCAGCGGACCGCTCCCCCAGCAGCTCCACGCCGCTCTGCAGCTGCTCGTGAATGCGTTGCTGGCCGCTGTCGCCGGTGCTGCTGCGAAAGATCGTGCCATTGGTCCACAGCCGCAGGGGCCGGGGGCGCTGGGCCATGCGGGTGCTGGCCGCTCTGGCGATCGAGGCGGTGAGTTCCGGCCGCAGGCCAAGGCGCTCCTCACTGGCCAGTAACACCAGCTCCCGGCCGTCGATGCCGCCACCGGCCTCCAGGGTGTCCACCCGCTCCACGCTGGGGGGGTCCACCTGCTGATAGCCCCAGAGGCGATACACCTCCGCCAGGCCAGCGCAGATTGCGCGGTTCTGTTCCA encodes:
- a CDS encoding DUF3598 family protein produces the protein MASQWQNFLRNQGEWQGSFTSLSPAGELLSQTPSLLSLESAEEGRLVRFRLRRYGPEGRDGPPSSDHQQEYRSLGRQVVFFDSGAFSKGSMQVAPGSAFGVETGFVSGDRRHRLVQLYDATGHADQLVLIREFRLGSDAVEQPPLHADLLLGPWRGEAATVTADWPEADRQTCALTLTPADLTGLVLLADGGYSRRPAQVSHRQAFSVEAGWLLGADRLERLIRRYDSTGAWLSSRHECLQRC
- a CDS encoding ferredoxin family protein, with product MAHTIVSNVCEGVADCVDACPVACIHPGEGANSKGTGYYWIDFNTCIDCGICLQVCPVEGAILPEERPELQKGS
- a CDS encoding ATP phosphoribosyltransferase regulatory subunit, with protein sequence MALQPAAGARDLNPREVEQNRAICAGLAEVYRLWGYQQVDPPSVERVDTLEAGGGIDGRELVLLASEERLGLRPELTASIARAASTRMAQRPRPLRLWTNGTIFRSSTGDSGQQRIHEQLQSGVELLGERSAAADVELISLLLAAAAQLQLKPHNPQLLIGHHGLLAALLADVPDAHKSSTRRALTGFDPLALEAIPLAETQHQRLRAVMRLRGGASEVLYALEQWLGPIPLLGDLQQILSAVAATAEDVGVSLRLDPTFQPHFALYDGLVLKLVCHGGQAPLAIASGGRYDALVGRFSPADSCAAGVGFGFDVDALRELLGHGWGLGSQAAPVLVSYAASSGVVAALETQRQLHGQGLIAELHPDPLASQEQADAIASARGCSRAVWVGS